Within the Laspinema palackyanum D2c genome, the region GGAAAAATAAATGGAGAGATGAAAAGCCAAAGGATGCTGACAGGTTGAGAAAAAAACCCCAATAGGCAGCATCCGAAATATCAAATCGGACAAAATGAATAATAAAGATACCGTACTCACTGCTTAAAGTTAGAAGCAGGTTTTTTTATAAGGGGGAGGGAGTTCAATCGATAAGCTGGAGCCATCCCCGGCGGACGTTATAAAGCACTCGGTCAATGATGGCTTGTTCGTCTTCGCTCAAGCAATCTTTTAAAAGAGCGGCTTTAAGCTGTTGGCGATCGGCACGAGTCACGACATTAGAGAACATGACTTGACCGTATAATTCTTCCAGCGGGACTTGAGACATGGCTGCGGTTAGTTCCATTGTTCTTTTGGAAACCTATAATTTCCACTGAAAATCCGTAGGATCAATATGATATAGATCATAGCGATTCTGCTTTTCTACGATGCGATCGCATCCGCCTGATGGGTGTGATCTAGATCGCGACCCCCGAGGATCTCCGTCATTGAAGTAGACCGGAAAACCGTATATTGAAAAAACGGCTAGGGAAGGCCAGTCTTCCGTTGCCAGAGACGCCTCATTTCGGGTCTCTACACCCGCTCCAGGTGGGACCCCACTCTAACCCCCGTTCCCAAGGGAACCGGAGTCGGAGTGGGAGTCTGTATTTTCACCGCTGAGGTCTCCCAATTGTCTACACTGAATACAAGCACCATTATCTCTGGTTCAAGCTCACAAATCCGAGTTTTTATGATTGACAGGAGCAACGTTGGCGGTCTACTCGGCGTTTTTGGCCCCTCCAGGGTAACCAAGCGCAAATAATAACAGGCAGAAGGGGATATGTTTAATACCACGGAAATCTTGATTGATGACTTCGTGCGCCAGCTTAAAGCAGGCTATGCCCGGACATACGGGGGTTTGAAACCAGACTATGCGGATATTATCGGTTGGGCGGGCCACATGGCCCTAGAGAACCTGGCAAATACCGATGCCTTGTACCACAATATCGAACACACCATTAACATCACGTTAGTGGGACAAGAGATCTTGCGGGGGAAACACATCCGTGAGGGGGGCGTTTCTTGTGAAGATTGGCTGCACTTTATCATTTCTCTGGTCTGCCACGATATCGGCTATGTCAAAGGGGTTTGCAAACAGGATCAAACCGCTGCCGGGATCTATGCCACGGGTTGCAATGGCGAAACGGTAACTCTCCCGGAAGGGGCGACCTCTGCCAGTTTGACTCCCTATCGAGTCGATCGCGATAAGTTGTTTATTCAAGAGCGCTTTGGCGGTCATAAACTGATTGATGCCGAAGCCCTCAAGCGGAATATTGAACTGACGCGGTTTCCCATGCCGATCGTTGAGGATTCTCAGGAATCTGGCACTTATCCGGCACTGGTGCGGGCGGCGGCCCTAGTCGGCCAACTCAGCGATCCCAGATATTTGAAAAAAATTAGTGCCCTGTTCTATGAGTTTGAAGAAATAGGCATGAATGCAAAACTGGGGTACGAAAACCCTGGGGATCTGCGGGCTAAATATCCTCGGGTTTATTGGGAAAGCGTTTATCCTTACATTCAGGAGGCCCTACCTTACCTAGGGTTGACCCAACAGGGACAACAGGTTTTAGCCAATCTCTATGCCAATGTGTTTGTGATCGAGCATGAAAATTTGCACTGATGAGGATCCAGTGGAAAACCTGGGTAGGGTGTGAAAATTTTTTACCCCAGAACGCAGCAAACAACTCGCGGTGCGATCGCAGAGTCAAGATTATGGCTTAAAATGGAAAGGTTGTCAAAAATTTGAGTCATTCAGGTTATGGCGGTTCCCAAGAAGAAAACCTCGAAATCCAAGCGCGATAAACGCAAAGCGACTTGGAAGAACAAAGCAGCTTTGCAAGCTCAAAAAGCCCTGTCCCTCGGCAAGTCGGTATTGACCGGACGTTCTACGGGTTTTGTCTATCCTTCTGACGAAGATGACGAGGACGAAGAATCCTAAAGGTAGGGGTTCGTTGATGGTCAAGACGCGGGCGATCGCGTCTTGCTATCAGTTCAGGGCAAAAATCAAGCATGAAGCATTGTCATTTGTCAAGTGCTTGATGCTTAATTTTTTAGGAGGCTGAAACGCCAGTCTTGGCAGCAGGCAAAATGATCATCGCGTCCCCAAAGGAATAAAAGCGATACTCCTGCGCGATCGCCTCCCGATACAACCCCAACAGGCGATCGCGCCCTATTAATGCACTCACCAACATCAGCAAACTTGAGCGCGGTAGATGAAAATTGGTAATCAATCCATCAACGACCCGCCACTGATATCCCGGATAGATAAATAAATCCGTCTTGCCACAAAACGGCTGCAATTCCCCGGAGACTGCTG harbors:
- a CDS encoding Npun_R2479 family HD domain-containing metalloprotein — translated: MFNTTEILIDDFVRQLKAGYARTYGGLKPDYADIIGWAGHMALENLANTDALYHNIEHTINITLVGQEILRGKHIREGGVSCEDWLHFIISLVCHDIGYVKGVCKQDQTAAGIYATGCNGETVTLPEGATSASLTPYRVDRDKLFIQERFGGHKLIDAEALKRNIELTRFPMPIVEDSQESGTYPALVRAAALVGQLSDPRYLKKISALFYEFEEIGMNAKLGYENPGDLRAKYPRVYWESVYPYIQEALPYLGLTQQGQQVLANLYANVFVIEHENLH
- the rpmF gene encoding 50S ribosomal protein L32; translated protein: MAVPKKKTSKSKRDKRKATWKNKAALQAQKALSLGKSVLTGRSTGFVYPSDEDDEDEES